Proteins from a genomic interval of Debaryomyces hansenii CBS767 chromosome E complete sequence:
- a CDS encoding acetate--CoA ligase (similar to uniprot|Q01574 Saccharomyces cerevisiae YAL054C ACS1 Acetyl-coA synthetase isoform expressed during growth on nonfermentable carbon sources and under aerobic conditions), with protein MTPHSTHVTLDHEGIIQPPAEFKERSKSKPNLADFETYSKMYKESIENPSKFFGEQALEHLSWDRPFDEARYPVSSEQDFADGDIASWFVNGQLNASYNAVDRWAIKNPNKPAIIYEADEENEGRIITYGQLLKDVCKLAQCLTKLGIRKGDSVAVYLPMIPEALVTLLAIVRIGAVHSVVFAGFSSSSLKDRILDASSKIVITTDESKRGGKTIETKKIVDDALKNCPDVTNVLLFKRTGNAHIPFTEGRDLWWHEEMAKYGPYFPPVPVNSEDPLFLLYTSGSTGKPKGIQHSTAGYLLGAAMTSKYTFDVHEDDVLFTAGDVGWITGHTYVVYGPLLCGATTVVFEGTPAHPNYSRYWEIVDKYQVTQFYVAPTALRLLKRAGTKYIENYKLDSLRVLGSVGEPIAAEIWHWYNDNIGRRKCHIVDTYWQTESGSHMLAPLAGITPTKPGSASLPCFGIDAKILDPVSGKELKENDVEGVLCVKSCWPSISRGIYNDYARFIETYLKPYPNHYFSGDGAARDVDGFYWILGRVDDVVNVSGHRLSTAEIEAALILHESVAECAVVGYADELTGQAVAAYVSLKSNVSEDLEVIKKELILTVRKEIGPFATPKTILLVDDLPKTRSGKIMRRILRKVLAGEEDQLGDISTLSNPGVVAQIIDVVKATRK; from the coding sequence ATGACACCACACTCTACACACGTAACGTTGGACCATGAGGGTATTATCCAACCCCCAGCGGAATTTAAGGAAAGATCGAAGTCCAAACCCAACTTGGCAGACTTTGAGACCTATAGCAAGATGTACAAGGAATCGATTGAGAACCCCAGCAAATTTTTTGGCGAACAAGCGTTGGAACACTTGAGTTGGGACCGTCCTTTTGACGAAGCCAGATACCCCGTGAGTAGCGAGCAGGACTTTGCAGACGGGGACATTGCGTCGTGGTTTGTGAACGGGCAATTGAACGCTTCGTATAACGCAGTTGACAGATGGGCCATCAAGAATCCTAACAAGCCGGCGATAATCTACGAGGCAGACGAGGAAAACGAAGGTCGTATTATCACGTACGGCCAGTTGTTGAAGGACGTGTGTAAGTTGGCACAATGCTTGACGAAATTGGGCATCAGAAAGGGAGATTCTGTGGCAGTATACTTGCCAATGATCCCTGAGGCGTTAGTGACTTTGTTAGCGATTGTGAGAATTGGGGCCGTCCATTCGGTTGTATTCGCCGGGTTTTCATCTAGCTCGTTGAAGGACCGTATCTTGGACGCCAGCTCGAAGATTGTTATCACCACTGATGAGTCGAAGAGAGGTGGTAAGACCATTGAGACCAAGAAGATTGTGGATGATGCGTTGAAGAACTGTCCTGACGTGACAAACGTCTTGCTTTTCAAGAGAACCGGCAACGCCCATATTCCGTTCACCGAAGGCAGGGACTTGTGGTGGCACGAGGAAATGGCCAAGTACGGACCATACTTCCCACCGGTACCAGTCAACTCGGAAGACccattatttttattgtaCACCTCGGGTTCGACAGGTAAGCCGAAGGGTATCCAGCACTCGACCGCGGGGTACTTGTTGGGGGCTGCCATGACGTCCAAGTACACGTTCGACGTGCACGAAGACGACGTGTTATTTACCGCAGGAGATGTGGGTTGGATTACTGGACACACATATGTGGTATACGGTCCGTTATTATGTGGGGCCACCACCGTGGTGTTTGAAGGTACCCCAGCCCACCCTAACTACTCGAGATACTGGGAAATTGTCGACAAGTATCAGGTCACCCAGTTCTACGTTGCTCCTACTGCTTTGAGATTATTAAAGAGAGCCGGCACCAAGTATATAGAAAACTATAAGTTGGATTCCTTGAGAGTTTTAGGTTCTGTTGGTGAACCAATTGCAGCCGAAATCTGGCACTGGTATAACGACAACATTGGTAGACGCAAGTGTCACATTGTTGATACCTACTGGCAAACAGAATCGGGGTCACACATGTTAGCGCCATTAGCCGGTATTACTCCAACTAAACCAGGCTCTGCCTCGTTACCATGTTTTGGTATTGATGCGAAAATCTTGGACCCAGTTAGTGGTAAGGAATTGAAGGAAAATGATGTCGAGGGGGTCCTTTGTGTCAAATCGTGCTGGCCATCAATTAGTAGAGGTATTTACAACGACTATGccagatttattgaaactTACTTGAAGCCATACccaaatcattatttctCAGGTGATGGGGCTGCAAGAGACGTTGACGGATTCTACTGGATTTTAGGTAGAGTCGACGATGTTGTTAATGTCTCCGGTCACAGGTTGTCTACGGCGGAAATTGAAGCTGCCTTGATCTTACATGAATCTGTTGCTGAATGTGCAGTTGTTGGGTACGCAGACGAGTTGACGGGTCAAGCAGTTGCCGCTTATGTTTCATTGAAATCTAACGTATCTGAAGACCTAGAAGTGAtcaagaaagaattgatcCTAACTGTTCGTAAGGAAATCGGTCCTTTTGCAACTCCAAAGACAATTTTGTTGGTAGATGATTTACCTAAGACTAGATCAGGTAAGATCATGAGAAGAATTTTGAGAAAAGTTTTGGCTGGTGAAGAAGACCAATTGGGtgatatttcaacattatcGAATCCTGGTGTTGTTGCTCAAATCATTGATGTAGTCAAGGCTACTCGTAAGTAA